One window of the Acidobacteriota bacterium genome contains the following:
- a CDS encoding dTDP-4-dehydrorhamnose 3,5-epimerase family protein has translation MKLIEGVKIKELKVIPDERGRLAEILRSDDPEFIKFGQVYFTTTYPGVVKGWHMHRNQVDNVCCVKGMLKLVIYDPREGSPTKGEINELFIGDYNPVLVQIPKGVFHGWKCISENEAIVINCPTEPYNHENPDQINIDPHSGEIPYDWARKDR, from the coding sequence ATGAAGCTCATTGAAGGAGTAAAGATAAAGGAACTAAAGGTTATCCCCGACGAACGGGGGAGGCTCGCCGAGATACTCCGGAGCGATGACCCTGAATTCATAAAATTTGGACAGGTCTACTTCACCACCACCTACCCGGGGGTAGTCAAGGGATGGCATATGCATCGGAACCAGGTGGACAATGTATGCTGTGTCAAGGGGATGTTGAAGCTGGTGATCTACGATCCAAGGGAGGGTTCGCCAACCAAGGGGGAGATAAACGAGCTATTCATCGGGGACTACAACCCAGTGCTCGTTCAGATACCGAAGGGGGTATTCCACGGCTGGAAGTGCATTAGTGAGAACGAGGCGATAGTGATCAACTGTCCCACCGAACCATACAATCACGAGAACCCGGATCAGATAAACATCGACCCCCACAGCGGGGAGATCCCCTACGACTGGGCGAGAAAGG